cTAGTTACAGGCTTCTAATGCATCACTCACCTAAGTGGGCACAGCATCACTACTTGCAGATGAGTTTGGGGATATTTCTGAGTCTTTTGGTGTCATAGACTTCTGTTATGCCAATTCAGACTGAATCTGACCTATTCTAAACTGGCAGAGCAATACACACCTAGAATCCTACATAGGGTCTCAGACCTAAAAATATCATAAATATAGGATCAGATGTAGAAAATGCCTCTGTTGCCTctataaatatttcttaaaaaaatttcacCAAACTGGGTTATTATTAAGTGGCTTATTAACTAAGTGCCACAGAAACAAAGTAGAAAAATGCACGGGTGTGTCACCACTCCGGTAACAGGATCATTCTTCAAACCCTTGTTTGATGCTCTTGTCTCCTTCAGCACAGTGGGGGTTTGGGGtatctaatttaatttttccaccCACATGGAAAGCTGAAGAACATGTAACAAAGCAGTTCATGAGCTGTGAATCCAGCTGGACAGATCttctttgtccctgtcctgggTGCCTGACACACCTGCCTGCACACACCACCACCCTGCACCTGGCACTGGGTTCAGCTCCACCACTTCACACTGAAATCAGCAAAAACCAGCAGCCAGTTCTGTTGTACAGCTGCCAAACTgtgaacagcagcacaaataCTGGCCAAAAGAATACACATTTCATACTGCCTTCAGAAACACACAAGAtaacctttcttttaaaaaaaaagaattatcttAGTTTTGCATTGCAACTTACTGCCTCCTCCACACCCTCCTTGAGTATCCCAGCAAAAGGTCACCTCTGCTACTTCCAAGTCCTCTTCCCAAAGCCTTTTTCCTGCCCATGGTCATGCAGAGCAGTAACTGACCACTGCTGGACCCACACTCACCCCACACCCCCTGCATCTCACCTGCATTCTGTTTCTCCGGACAATCTTTTTTGAAGTGCTCCACGGAGCCACAAAGTTTGCAGCCCCCACCTGTTCACACAGAAAGTTGTTACTCATCTGAGGggaataaaacaacaacaaacaccccaaaaaacacccaacaaaACAGCCTTCCAGTGTCTGTGAGAGATGGAGCTCTTTGGGATCACACTTTTCTGTACAGCACCACACACCACAAATTCCAGCCACTGCATACTGAGTATTTCTGATTTGCTGGAAGCTCTGTCTTTGAGAAACAGGCTGAATTCTGCTGAAATTCATACCCAAAAGAACTTTTTAAATTGACCTGAGAGGCAGGTAATCCAACTGCAGGTACTGAGATGTGAAATTCTACACAATACAAAATTTCACAATACAAACACTTGAAAGCAGGCTGATTTTTCTCCCACTTTCACCATGCTGCAAGATCACCTTTTGAGTTTGCCACGACCACACACTTATGCTGGGAAGCAGAATGCTGGTTGTTGGTGCCAATGGGGAAGTGCAACCTTCAGAGTTAGACCCCATTTTTCACTAAAGTTACTCAGACTGAAGATATCCTCCCTTTAGTGCGAGCCCATGTTTTGCCACCTCCTAAAATCTTAAGCTACTGTGTGAGAATGTTTTACCACATACTTTGGTGCATATACATGTAAATACAGACTGACTACACTCACACAGGATTTTGGTCCTCTGTCCATCTCCTGATACTGAAGCACAAGCAAACATTCACACTTTGTACCTCATCCTAGTCATTTCACACTAAATTTACACTTAAAACAGAAATCCCCAGCAGGTAATTATTTGACAATGAATTCCCCAGAATTACTCTGCTTTTACTGAAAGACACAGAGGAATTCCTTTTAGCCACATTCTCATTCACTTGCAGTGTTGCTTTGTTCTGTATCAGGTAAGAAGGACACAGAAATTTAATTATACTAAATTTAGTGAATCAGTACACTCACCTTCAGCATACAACCCCTTGGGATTGTCCGGACACGACCTTGACAGATGCCCCATCTCACCACAGATGAAACACTTTGCATATGGAAACGGCCCTGCAAAATCCCACAGGGTTTATGGTCCACATCAAAACCTCTGTGAAGCCACAGACCGAACACCGTGCAGTGACAATACTTTAACCATTTCATGCTATTAATTACTGTCAGGTTCCTCGTTTTCATACTGCAGAAGTTAAATTTCTAACACACAGAGCTTCAGGGTCAGCACTTAGACAATTTAGACCCAAGCACCTCAAAACACCACAAATTCCTGAGACCCACCAGCAGCTGGATCCACCTTGGCTCTGCATTTGCTGAGGTCGTGCTCCGTGGATCCACAGCGGTAGCAGATCCCCGTCCCCATGTCTTGgctctccagcactgcaggacaATCAGCCACGCCATGGCCAGGTTCTCTGCAGTGGAAACACACCttggaagagaaaaatccaGTGATTCTGTGAGTGGCACTCAGAGACCTGGAAATCCCACCTTCACAGGGGCTAAAGAGCAAACACAATTTTGCCCCCAGGAGAAAGCAGCCAGGAAGAGACTTCGTGCTTTGCCATCAAACTGTGCTCTGTGCCATCAAACCACATTATTATGGGCACTCTTCTCCTTTTACCAGCAACACATTGATGAATCACACAGAGAAATGTCCTGAGTTAGCTTCACTCAGGAGCCAAGAGGGGCTGGGGACTGCTCAAGGGGCAGGAGGAACAGCGCTGAGCCAGGAGAGCCATGCCAAAGGCTACGACTTGAGCTGAAAGCCATCTTTTGTTCCCAACTTCACTTCTTTCACCTGAAACACCACCTGGCACACGctgtgcctgtggcaggggagggctgAGCTCTTGCTGAGCCgcacagcagcaccaccacGGGGAGAAGGGCCTGTGCCTCCCACACAGGACTCTCTTTTAACAAGGCTGTGGGAAAGTGACTGGGGATTAAAAGGGGAAATTTCAGGGGAAAATACACTGGCTACTCCCTGGATGGGACTCCACACACACCACAATACAAGTGGGACTAATGGGAGGGTGGAGTGGGGCAGAGACCCCACACCTCTGCCAAAGTCCTTGCAGAGGAAGGAACCTGGTAGCACCTTGCAACTGATCACCCACACAGCAGCGAAAAACCGAGGAAGATAAAGGAGGATATTCCGCTGGATCAGCAGCTGTGGTGAAATCCCTGTCTGGACTGACCACATCCCACCCCAGGGTTAACTCAGGGACTGTCCTGACTGACCCACTCCCAAGGTATGACCACCCCTAACTATGATGTAAGGCTGAAGTCACTGAATCTCCACCTAAACGTAAAGAATATGGAAGTGAGCTAGGAACAGGAAGAAGTTTGGGATGTCACCTGTGGGATGAGCTGAATCCGTTGTCTCTCCCCCACAGGGCCCCACTGCGTGAGGACTGTGCTCTGTGTGAGCTTTACTGAATTACAGCTTGTCTGTGTGTTGCTTTGGTTAGATTGCTGTGGACACCCTTTCTCAGTCAGATGCTGTCAGCGGCATCCCTCGAGCCTCAGCCTGTCacattttattataaaaagtGTAATTATGCGCATTGTTCATGTGGGCCCTTCAAGGGCGCTGAGGCACTCCCGAAACGCGAGGATTTTGAGGCTAAAACGCTCCCTTTTCCCGTGGCGGCAGGCAGGGCCCGGACAGGACTCACCATCGcgttcttcttcctctcctgcctcctcagcctcctgctctcccGCCGCCTGTCCTTCCTCCgcgcctcctcctcctgctgctgctccccgcgGTGCGCCGCGAACCCGTTCACGTCCTGGTTCTCGtactccttcttcctcctcctcctcttcgcTGCCCGCGGCGGCTCCGGCTCCGCGCTCGGcgccagctgctcccagggggTCGCGTCCAGCGCCCGGGCCCCGGGCGGGGCGCTCCGCCGGGCCCAGCGGGTCATGGCCCCGGCACAGGAACGGGACAGGAACCGGCTCAGGAACGGGACAGGAACGGGACAGGAACCAGCTCAGGAACGGGACAGGAACGGGACAGGAACCGGCACAGGAACAGCACAGGAACGGCACCGGCCCGGCCCGCCACACGTCCAGGCACAGGCACCGCCGGGCCGCGCACGGTGATGACGGACGGGAAGAGGAGGCggaacaggaggaggaagaggaggagcgggaccccggggagggggcggtGGAGGAGGCGGTCGTGGGAGCGGGACTGTGGGGAAGGCGGGAATGGGACCACGGCGGAGGTGCTGCCTGAGGGGGCTGcggggacacctcccactgtcccaggctgctcccagccccaatgtccagcctggccttggacactccagggatccaggggcagccccagctgctctgggcaccctgtgccagggcctgcccaccctgccagggaacaattcctgcccaatctcccatccagccctgccccctggcactgggaagccattccctgtgtcctgtccctccagcccttggcaattgtctctctgcaggtttcctgcagctccttcaggccctgcaaggccccaGTGAGGTgaccccagagcttctcctctgcaggctgaacaagcccagctctggcagcctttcctcccagcagagctgctccatccctctgctcatcctggt
This genomic stretch from Corvus hawaiiensis isolate bCorHaw1 chromosome Z, bCorHaw1.pri.cur, whole genome shotgun sequence harbors:
- the ZCCHC9 gene encoding zinc finger CCHC domain-containing protein 9 — translated: MTRWARRSAPPGARALDATPWEQLAPSAEPEPPRAAKRRRRKKEYENQDVNGFAAHRGEQQQEEEARRKDRRRESRRLRRQERKKNAMVCFHCREPGHGVADCPAVLESQDMGTGICYRCGSTEHDLSKCRAKVDPAAGPFPYAKCFICGEMGHLSRSCPDNPKGLYAEGGGCKLCGSVEHFKKDCPEKQNAEQVTVGRWAPGLSADHEDVTATPALQRTQPKRPKVVTF